The following coding sequences lie in one Halogeometricum rufum genomic window:
- a CDS encoding halocyanin domain-containing protein: MPGYTRRQMLAGTGALMGSALLARPARAAEAADLTEWLANTDGADAVVDATGRDDVAVEVGTAGNGGAFAFSPAVVRVSPGATVTWTWTGEGGSHNVVADDGSFESAFATDAGATFSHSPSSPGVIPYACAPHSPMGMRGALVVGDVAVTLPGGAAADDASASESDGGDDAPKPSFDGWLAGTDNYDGVADRRDESEVTVEVGATGNGGAFAFEPAAVHVDPGTVVRWEWVGTAGAYDVVDEGVGYASERVRGTGHEFALAFDGDGLSTYECTTYRDRGMRGVVLVGDGPVDELTPMGVGVAAGTVGLATVGAALGVGLHLRTASQYDPDEES, from the coding sequence ATGCCGGGCTACACGCGGCGGCAGATGCTGGCCGGCACGGGCGCCCTGATGGGTTCTGCGCTCCTCGCCCGACCCGCCCGCGCGGCGGAGGCGGCGGACCTGACCGAGTGGTTGGCGAACACCGACGGCGCGGACGCCGTCGTCGACGCCACCGGCCGCGACGACGTGGCCGTCGAAGTCGGGACGGCCGGCAACGGCGGCGCGTTCGCCTTCTCGCCGGCCGTCGTCCGGGTCTCCCCGGGCGCGACGGTGACGTGGACGTGGACCGGCGAGGGGGGCAGTCACAACGTGGTCGCCGATGACGGTTCGTTCGAGTCGGCGTTCGCAACCGACGCGGGCGCGACGTTCTCCCACTCGCCGTCGTCGCCGGGCGTGATTCCCTACGCCTGCGCGCCCCACAGTCCGATGGGGATGCGGGGCGCCCTCGTCGTCGGCGACGTCGCGGTGACGCTCCCGGGCGGCGCGGCGGCCGACGACGCGAGTGCGAGCGAATCCGACGGTGGCGACGACGCCCCGAAGCCGAGTTTCGACGGCTGGCTGGCCGGTACGGACAACTACGACGGCGTCGCCGACCGGCGCGACGAGTCCGAGGTGACCGTCGAAGTCGGCGCGACGGGGAACGGCGGCGCGTTCGCGTTCGAACCCGCGGCGGTCCACGTCGACCCGGGGACGGTCGTCCGGTGGGAGTGGGTCGGCACGGCGGGCGCCTACGACGTCGTGGACGAAGGCGTGGGGTACGCCAGCGAACGAGTGCGCGGCACCGGCCACGAGTTCGCCCTCGCCTTCGACGGCGACGGCCTCTCGACGTACGAGTGTACGACGTACCGCGACCGAGGGATGCGCGGCGTCGTCCTCGTCGGCGACGGGCCGGTGGACGAGTTGACGCCGATGGGCGTCGGCGTCGCCGCGGGCACCGTCGGACTGGCCACCGTCGGTGCCGCCCTCGGCGTCGGGCTACACCTGCGCACGGCGTCCCAGTACGACCCCGACGAGGAGTCCTAG
- a CDS encoding multicopper oxidase domain-containing protein, with protein sequence MTNEIGAPGDGISRRQFLAATGSTGLFASAGCLTSSTPTVTRVDASAAQSVAGDLPTTGRPEVVELGDRDNHVTLKSVSAVHHVHPGETMNGPITLPVVWAWQADDGTPSVPGPILRIAEGETFSVTLDNTEMDMPHTFHVHGLRKTWENDGVPTTTGVTVEPGETHTYEFTANVAGTHLYHCHYQTPRHMDMGMYGVLRVEPEGYERADKEYYMTVKEWDTRLSRQYGGEGATYDITNRQMDTFTINGKSAPATFHPETGSPLVVDPGDTVRIHWVNAGFQAHPMHLHNHRFKVVEKDGSPIPEAMQLMQDVVNVAPAERYTVEFEADADPGIYLIHCHKVDHVRNGSSYPGGMLSAVVYTPAMDTELFEQVMAYAGYEV encoded by the coding sequence ATGACGAACGAGATTGGTGCCCCCGGTGACGGAATCTCCCGACGACAGTTCCTCGCGGCGACGGGGTCGACGGGCCTGTTCGCCTCCGCCGGTTGCCTGACGAGTTCGACGCCGACTGTGACGCGGGTCGACGCGTCGGCCGCGCAGTCGGTCGCCGGCGACCTCCCGACGACCGGCCGGCCCGAGGTGGTCGAACTCGGCGACCGAGACAACCACGTGACGCTGAAGTCCGTGAGCGCGGTCCACCACGTCCACCCCGGCGAGACGATGAACGGCCCCATCACGCTCCCCGTCGTGTGGGCGTGGCAGGCCGACGACGGAACGCCCTCCGTCCCCGGCCCGATTCTCCGCATCGCCGAGGGAGAGACGTTCTCGGTCACCCTCGACAACACGGAGATGGACATGCCGCACACGTTCCACGTCCACGGCCTGCGGAAGACGTGGGAGAACGACGGCGTGCCGACGACGACGGGCGTCACCGTCGAACCCGGCGAGACGCACACGTACGAGTTCACCGCCAACGTGGCCGGCACGCACCTCTACCACTGCCACTACCAGACGCCGCGACACATGGACATGGGGATGTACGGCGTCCTCCGCGTCGAACCCGAGGGGTACGAACGGGCCGACAAGGAGTACTACATGACCGTCAAGGAGTGGGACACCCGCCTCTCGCGGCAGTACGGCGGCGAGGGCGCGACGTACGACATCACGAACCGGCAGATGGACACGTTCACCATCAACGGCAAGTCCGCGCCCGCGACGTTCCACCCCGAGACGGGGTCGCCGCTCGTCGTCGACCCCGGCGACACGGTCCGCATCCACTGGGTGAACGCGGGCTTCCAGGCGCACCCGATGCACCTGCACAACCACCGCTTCAAGGTCGTCGAGAAGGACGGGTCGCCGATTCCCGAGGCGATGCAACTGATGCAGGACGTGGTGAACGTCGCGCCCGCCGAACGCTACACCGTCGAGTTCGAGGCGGACGCCGACCCCGGCATCTACCTCATCCACTGCCACAAGGTCGACCACGTCCGGAACGGGTCGTCGTATCCCGGCGGGATGCTGTCGGCCGTCGTCTACACGCCCGCGATGGACACCGAGTTGTTCGAGCAGGTGATGGCCTACGCGGGCTACGAGGTGTGA